In Bacteroidales bacterium, the following are encoded in one genomic region:
- a CDS encoding zinc ABC transporter substrate-binding protein → MRGERREERGERRDGGWGVWVLSVIILLALMGCSDWKQPEKSTITVSILPQKYWVERIAGDRFDVRVMVPPGADSHTYEPSPKDVQQLSESSLYFSLEYIDFEQSYLHKFQSVNPRMNIIGLPEDITLIQDDDGHNGVDPHFWLSVAEVRKIIKSMLQPIIRLDPGHEDLYRENCDRFLQELDTLEAFLAQTLASVNGKTVIIYHPILAYLARDYGFSQAALEEGGKSPSAHHMKEIIDLARQMNIRTIFIQQQFDRSMAQGVAGEIGGKIEVLDPLAYQWVDNLREIARKLNRIFQS, encoded by the coding sequence ATGAGAGGAGAGAGGAGAGAGGAGAGAGGAGAAAGGAGAGATGGAGGGTGGGGTGTTTGGGTTTTGAGTGTGATCATCCTGTTGGCCCTGATGGGGTGTTCAGACTGGAAACAGCCTGAAAAATCAACGATCACTGTCAGCATTTTGCCGCAGAAGTACTGGGTGGAGCGGATTGCGGGTGACCGGTTCGACGTACGGGTGATGGTGCCGCCCGGGGCCGACTCCCATACGTATGAACCTTCACCGAAAGATGTGCAGCAACTTTCGGAATCATCGCTCTATTTCAGCCTGGAATACATTGACTTTGAACAGAGTTACCTTCATAAATTCCAATCGGTCAATCCCCGGATGAACATCATCGGATTGCCGGAAGATATCACCCTGATCCAGGATGATGACGGTCACAACGGGGTTGACCCGCATTTCTGGTTATCGGTAGCTGAGGTGCGGAAGATCATCAAAAGCATGCTTCAGCCGATCATCCGGCTGGATCCCGGACACGAGGACCTTTACCGGGAAAACTGCGACCGGTTCCTGCAGGAGCTGGATACGCTGGAGGCTTTTTTAGCACAAACGCTGGCATCGGTAAACGGGAAAACCGTGATCATCTACCACCCCATCCTGGCTTATCTTGCACGGGATTATGGTTTTTCCCAGGCAGCCCTGGAGGAAGGGGGTAAAAGTCCATCGGCCCATCACATGAAAGAAATCATTGATCTTGCCAGGCAAATGAATATAAGAACTATCTTTATCCAGCAACAATTCGACAGATCGATGGCTCAGGGCGTGGCAGGCGAAATTGGCGGAAAGATCGAAGTACTTGATCCGCTGGCTTATCAGTGGGTGGATAACCTCCGGGAGATTGCGCGTAAACTGAACCGTATTTTTCAATCCTGA
- a CDS encoding ABC transporter ATP-binding protein yields MDKLVELNKITAGYGNQVVLADVSLTILDRDFIGVIGPNGGGKTTLLKVIIGLLAPLSGSVRYFPGGKDRCNFLGYLPQLMQYDDKFPITALEVVLSGILAGNRLAKKITGDDKKLATDLMEQMGVVHLRKKVIGELSGGERQRLFLCRSIISNPRLLILDEPDTFVDNRFEHDLYGILRELNDRMAVIMVSHDLGTISANVKTIACVNRNLHYHPSNMITEQQLAAYDCPIQLITHGNVPHTVLKKHDPWN; encoded by the coding sequence ATGGACAAACTCGTCGAGCTGAATAAAATAACGGCAGGCTACGGCAATCAGGTGGTCCTGGCGGATGTCAGCCTTACCATCCTTGACCGGGATTTCATTGGGGTGATCGGACCGAACGGCGGCGGAAAAACGACGCTGCTGAAGGTGATCATCGGACTGCTTGCCCCTTTGTCAGGATCGGTACGGTATTTTCCCGGGGGGAAGGACCGGTGTAACTTCCTGGGTTATCTGCCCCAGCTCATGCAGTATGATGACAAATTCCCGATCACTGCCCTGGAGGTGGTCTTATCAGGCATCCTGGCGGGAAACCGGCTGGCTAAAAAAATCACCGGGGATGACAAAAAACTGGCCACGGACCTGATGGAACAGATGGGTGTAGTTCATCTGCGGAAAAAGGTCATTGGTGAACTGTCGGGGGGAGAAAGGCAGCGGTTGTTCCTGTGCCGGTCGATCATTTCCAATCCCCGCCTGCTGATCCTTGACGAGCCCGATACGTTTGTCGACAACAGGTTTGAGCATGATCTTTACGGGATCCTCCGGGAACTGAATGACCGCATGGCTGTAATCATGGTCTCACACGACCTGGGAACCATCTCGGCTAATGTCAAGACGATCGCCTGCGTGAACCGTAACCTGCATTATCACCCCTCGAACATGATCACCGAACAGCAGCTGGCAGCCTATGATTGTCCGATACAGCTGATCACGCACGGGAATGTGCCGCACACCGTATTGAAAAAGCATGACCCATGGAACTGA
- a CDS encoding metal ABC transporter permease, which translates to MELIFLDLLSYRFFVHALAAAVLTSILCGMIGTYIVSKRMVFISGGITHTSFGGIGIGYFLGIQPMIGAAVFSLLSAVGIEYFSRKGDIRHDSMIAIFWALGMAVGITFIYLTPGYAPNLMSYLFGSILTISTAELIALLGVTLLTGVIFSVFYRPILYVAFDEEFARTRMIPVQLIKYLMISLIALTIVFSIRIVGIILVISLLTIPQTAANLLTRRFDRIILYSILLALSGTIGGLILSYYLNIPSGATIIFCLVVIFLTVRLTKKR; encoded by the coding sequence ATGGAACTGATATTCCTTGATCTCCTATCCTACCGGTTCTTTGTACATGCACTGGCAGCTGCAGTCCTGACAAGCATACTCTGCGGCATGATCGGGACATACATCGTTTCCAAAAGAATGGTCTTCATCAGCGGGGGCATTACCCACACATCCTTCGGCGGGATAGGGATCGGGTATTTTCTTGGCATACAACCCATGATCGGCGCCGCAGTCTTCAGTCTGCTCTCGGCCGTTGGCATTGAATATTTTTCGCGAAAGGGCGATATCCGGCATGATTCCATGATCGCCATCTTTTGGGCGCTGGGAATGGCTGTGGGGATCACCTTCATCTATCTGACACCGGGATATGCGCCCAATCTGATGAGTTACCTGTTCGGAAGCATCCTGACCATATCAACAGCCGAATTGATCGCTTTGCTGGGTGTGACCCTTCTGACCGGGGTCATTTTTTCAGTGTTTTATCGTCCGATTCTTTATGTTGCATTCGATGAGGAATTTGCCCGGACGCGCATGATTCCCGTACAACTCATTAAGTACCTGATGATCAGTCTTATAGCACTAACAATCGTATTTAGCATCCGCATTGTCGGCATCATCCTGGTCATTTCATTGCTGACGATCCCACAGACTGCGGCCAACCTGCTGACCAGACGGTTTGACCGGATCATCCTCTATTCCATCCTGCTGGCGCTCTCAGGGACCATCGGGGGATTGATCCTGTCGTATTACCTGAATATCCCCTCCGGGGCGACGATCATTTTTTGCCTGGTGGTGATTTTTCTCACAGTACGGTTGACGAAAAAGAGATAA
- a CDS encoding adenylate/guanylate cyclase domain-containing protein yields the protein MAQWIHDKDPRSAGIERVLQDVPKCPGVCLFIDIVDSTWIKYREPFTRWGQKLNNTFNFISLLNDFPDNIVKGIGDEIMLFIPDQELHRKSTFHTCFALLEEIYATLDNIKNFPVEDLFLPCKVAIHYCTEVYNVTFLEGYNDYYGKDVDLSARLMSKAKPYRIVISEKFFQKVQEDVTSEKISLDQGCLKFVSGKYLEDFKGVPRPVEYRIIQV from the coding sequence ATGGCTCAATGGATTCATGACAAGGATCCCCGGTCCGCCGGGATTGAACGGGTGCTTCAGGACGTGCCCAAATGCCCTGGAGTTTGCCTTTTCATTGATATTGTCGACTCTACCTGGATCAAATACCGTGAGCCCTTTACCAGGTGGGGGCAAAAACTGAACAACACGTTTAACTTCATCTCGCTTCTCAACGACTTCCCGGATAACATTGTCAAAGGAATCGGCGACGAGATCATGCTTTTTATCCCTGACCAGGAGCTTCACCGCAAGTCAACCTTTCATACGTGCTTTGCGTTACTGGAGGAAATTTATGCAACCCTCGACAACATAAAGAATTTTCCGGTAGAAGATCTCTTTCTCCCCTGTAAGGTGGCCATACATTATTGTACTGAGGTGTACAATGTGACCTTTCTGGAAGGATACAATGATTATTACGGAAAGGACGTGGACCTTTCGGCAAGGCTGATGTCGAAGGCCAAACCGTACCGGATTGTGATCAGCGAGAAATTTTTTCAAAAAGTCCAGGAAGATGTCACCTCAGAAAAGATTTCCCTGGACCAGGGCTGTCTGAAATTCGTTTCCGGTAAGTACCTTGAGGACTTCAAGGGGGTTCCCCGTCCTGTTGAGTACAGGATCATTCAGGTTTGA
- a CDS encoding STAS domain-containing protein translates to MEITDILQDGVIILELKGRLDTTNYSFLEEKIMKLIDDNQHNLLVDCNDLSYISSSGLRIMLMGLKKINSVKGMFVLCCLQENIREIFEISGFTSIFSIYPTREEALKQF, encoded by the coding sequence ATGGAAATAACCGACATTTTACAGGATGGTGTCATCATCCTTGAACTGAAAGGCAGATTAGACACCACCAACTACAGTTTTCTTGAGGAGAAAATCATGAAGCTGATCGATGACAACCAGCATAACCTTCTGGTAGATTGCAACGATTTGTCCTACATCAGCAGTTCCGGGCTGCGGATCATGCTGATGGGCCTCAAAAAGATCAATTCCGTCAAGGGAATGTTCGTCCTTTGCTGCCTGCAGGAAAACATCCGTGAGATTTTTGAGATTTCCGGATTCACCAGCATTTTTTCAATTTACCCCACGCGTGAGGAAGCCCTGAAACAATTCTGA
- a CDS encoding ATP-binding protein, producing the protein MTAADLIIHNDIQELERIRAFVEKQGEAWDLTSRDIFSLNLVLEELITNIIFYGFEDDLGHNIMIRMYLRNDWIFLQIEDDGKAFDPFSVDVPGDLNKSPEERKIGGLGIHFVREIMDTYAYERAGNHNRLLLSKQVKQ; encoded by the coding sequence ATGACAGCGGCTGATCTTATCATACATAATGATATACAGGAACTTGAGAGGATACGTGCGTTTGTTGAGAAGCAGGGAGAGGCATGGGATCTGACTTCCAGGGATATTTTTTCGTTGAACCTGGTACTGGAGGAACTGATCACCAATATTATCTTTTATGGGTTTGAAGACGATCTCGGCCATAATATCATGATTCGGATGTATCTCCGGAACGACTGGATTTTTCTGCAGATTGAAGATGATGGTAAAGCTTTTGATCCCTTCAGTGTCGATGTACCCGGTGACCTGAACAAATCGCCGGAGGAGAGAAAAATCGGAGGACTGGGGATCCATTTCGTTCGTGAGATCATGGATACCTATGCTTATGAGCGCGCCGGGAATCATAACAGACTGCTTTTATCGAAACAAGTCAAACAATAA